One segment of Actinomycetota bacterium DNA contains the following:
- a CDS encoding NifU family protein: MRERVQAALDKIRPALQADGGDVELVEVTDEGVVKVQLVGACRGCPMSQITLANGVERVLKEEVPEVLRVEPV; this comes from the coding sequence ATGAGAGAGCGCGTACAGGCTGCCCTGGACAAGATCCGTCCGGCGCTGCAGGCCGACGGCGGCGACGTCGAGCTCGTCGAAGTGACCGACGAGGGCGTCGTGAAGGTCCAGCTCGTCGGCGCGTGCCGCGGCTGCCCGATGTCCCAGATCACGCTCGCCAACGGAGTGGAGCGGGTGCTCAAGGAAGAGGTCCCGGAGGTCCTGCGGGTCGAGCCCGTCTAG
- a CDS encoding vitamin B12-dependent ribonucleotide reductase, producing the protein MADATESITYDRAIDETLSPNSLKVLQKRYLRKDDDGNPIELASDMFIRVAENIASAESRFGADPAGVARYAVDFYQLMTSLEFLPNSPTLMNAGRELQQLSACFVLPVEDSMESIFGAVRDTAIIHKSGGGTGFSFSRLRPTGDQVRSTQGVSSGPVSFMRVFNQATEAVKQGGTRRGANMGVLRVDHPDVLDFIRCKETGDFSNFNISIAVTEKFMDAVRAGTGYDLINPRSKEPCGQLDAREVWDLIIEMAWATGDPGLIFIDRMNRDNPTPLLGEIESTNPCGEQPLLPYEACNLGSVNLARFVTAKEDGSPDVAWDRLGDVVHRAVRFLDDVIEVNQYPLPKIDELARGNRKIGLGVMGWSDMLIKMGVSYDSEEAVALGEKVMGFIEAEARQASETLAGERGTFPNFAGSIYDSPDGRPMRNATVTTIAPTGTLSIIANCSSGIEPLFAVSYIRTVMDNDRLVEVNPLFEEMAVRGGFSSPELMERIADHGTVDGIEDIPAEVRALFRTAHDITPEWHVRMQAAFQKFTDNAVSKTVNFPNEATADDVREVYDLAHDLGVKGVTIYRDGSKAGQVLTTGKSASGGTAADGTAGVHGEIEPRPRPAVTEGRTTKIQTGCGNLYVTINWDEVGMCEVFTSMGKSGGCAASQSEALSRIISAALRSGVDPEAVVKQLRGIRCPSPAWAKGGNVLSCADAVGIVMDQTLHFIKTGESPDMVTRSTDSLVYKTGACPECGGALEHESGCSVCHGCGYSKCA; encoded by the coding sequence ATGGCCGACGCAACGGAAAGCATCACCTATGACCGCGCGATCGACGAGACGCTGTCTCCGAACTCGCTGAAGGTCCTCCAGAAGCGCTACTTGCGCAAGGACGACGACGGCAACCCGATCGAGCTGGCGTCCGACATGTTCATCCGCGTCGCGGAGAACATCGCCTCGGCGGAGTCGCGCTTCGGCGCGGACCCGGCGGGCGTGGCGCGCTACGCGGTGGACTTCTACCAGCTGATGACGTCGCTCGAGTTCCTGCCGAACTCGCCGACGCTCATGAACGCCGGCCGTGAGCTTCAGCAGCTGTCGGCGTGCTTCGTACTGCCGGTGGAGGACTCGATGGAGTCGATCTTCGGCGCCGTGCGCGACACCGCGATCATCCACAAGTCCGGCGGCGGCACCGGTTTCTCCTTCTCACGCTTGCGCCCGACCGGCGACCAGGTCCGCTCGACGCAGGGCGTCAGCAGCGGACCGGTCTCGTTCATGCGCGTGTTCAACCAGGCGACCGAGGCGGTCAAGCAGGGCGGCACGCGCCGCGGCGCCAACATGGGCGTGCTGCGCGTGGACCACCCGGACGTGCTGGACTTCATCAGGTGCAAGGAGACCGGTGACTTCTCGAACTTCAACATCTCGATCGCCGTCACCGAGAAGTTCATGGACGCGGTGCGGGCGGGGACCGGGTACGACCTCATCAACCCGCGTTCGAAGGAGCCGTGCGGGCAGCTCGACGCGCGCGAGGTGTGGGACCTCATCATCGAGATGGCGTGGGCGACCGGCGACCCGGGCCTGATCTTCATCGACCGCATGAACCGGGACAACCCGACGCCGCTGCTCGGCGAGATCGAGTCGACCAACCCCTGCGGCGAGCAGCCGCTCCTGCCGTACGAGGCGTGCAATCTCGGCTCGGTCAACCTCGCGAGGTTCGTGACCGCGAAGGAGGACGGTTCGCCGGACGTCGCGTGGGACCGCCTCGGCGACGTGGTGCACCGCGCGGTCCGCTTCCTCGACGACGTGATCGAGGTCAACCAGTACCCGCTGCCCAAGATCGACGAGCTCGCGCGCGGCAACCGCAAGATCGGGTTGGGGGTCATGGGCTGGTCGGACATGCTCATCAAGATGGGCGTGTCGTACGACAGCGAGGAGGCTGTGGCGCTCGGCGAGAAGGTCATGGGCTTCATCGAGGCCGAGGCGCGTCAGGCGTCCGAGACGCTCGCGGGCGAGCGCGGCACGTTCCCGAACTTCGCCGGGTCGATCTACGACTCGCCCGACGGCCGGCCGATGCGCAATGCGACCGTCACCACCATCGCGCCGACCGGCACGCTCTCGATCATCGCGAACTGCAGCAGCGGCATCGAGCCCCTGTTCGCGGTGAGCTACATCCGGACCGTCATGGACAACGACCGCCTCGTCGAGGTGAACCCGCTGTTCGAGGAGATGGCGGTCCGTGGGGGCTTCTCCAGCCCTGAGCTGATGGAGCGCATCGCGGACCACGGCACGGTCGACGGCATCGAGGACATCCCGGCCGAGGTCCGCGCGCTGTTCCGCACGGCGCACGACATCACCCCGGAGTGGCACGTGCGGATGCAGGCCGCGTTCCAGAAGTTCACCGACAACGCCGTGTCCAAGACGGTCAACTTCCCGAACGAGGCGACCGCCGACGACGTGCGTGAGGTGTACGACCTGGCGCACGACCTCGGCGTGAAGGGCGTCACGATCTACCGTGACGGCAGCAAGGCCGGCCAGGTCCTGACCACCGGCAAGTCCGCGTCCGGCGGTACGGCTGCCGACGGGACGGCGGGCGTCCACGGCGAGATCGAGCCGCGTCCGCGTCCGGCGGTGACCGAGGGGCGCACGACCAAGATCCAGACCGGCTGCGGCAACCTCTACGTCACCATCAACTGGGACGAAGTCGGGATGTGCGAGGTGTTCACCTCGATGGGCAAGTCCGGCGGGTGTGCCGCATCGCAGTCCGAGGCCTTGTCGCGGATCATCTCGGCGGCCCTGCGCTCCGGGGTCGACCCCGAGGCGGTCGTCAAGCAGCTGCGCGGCATCCGGTGCCCGAGCCCCGCGTGGGCCAAGGGCGGCAACGTCCTGTCGTGTGCCGACGCGGTCGGCATCGTGATGGACCAGACGCTGCACTTCATCAAGACCGGCGAGTCCCCCGACATGGTGACGCGCTCCACCGACTCGCTCGTGTACAAGACCGGTGCGTGCCCCGAGTGCGGCGGTGCGCTCGAGCACGAGAGCGGCTGCTCCGTGTGCCACGGGTGCGGCTACAGCAAGTGCGCGTAG
- a CDS encoding dCTP deaminase, with product MVLSDRTIKELLAAGRINVDPLDPDDIQPSSIDLHLGSRFQVFRNSRYPFIDPSREQDGLMDMVEGSVEEPFVLHPGEFALGTTVECITLPDDIVARLEGKSSLGRLGLLIHSTAGYVDPGWEGHLTLELSNVANLPIVLTPGMQIGQVSFTRMTTPVDRPYGSPGLGSRYQGQYDPTPSRSHLGRRAE from the coding sequence ATGGTCCTTTCAGACCGCACCATCAAGGAGTTGCTGGCCGCCGGCCGCATCAACGTCGATCCGCTCGACCCCGACGACATCCAGCCGTCGAGCATCGACCTGCACCTCGGCTCGCGCTTCCAGGTCTTCCGCAACTCGCGCTACCCGTTCATCGATCCCTCGCGCGAGCAGGACGGCCTGATGGACATGGTCGAGGGCTCGGTCGAGGAGCCGTTCGTCCTGCACCCGGGCGAGTTCGCGCTCGGAACGACCGTCGAGTGCATCACGCTGCCCGACGACATCGTCGCGCGCCTCGAGGGGAAGAGCTCGCTGGGGCGGCTCGGCCTGCTCATCCACTCGACCGCGGGCTACGTCGACCCGGGCTGGGAGGGTCACCTCACACTCGAGCTGTCGAACGTCGCGAACCTGCCGATCGTGCTCACGCCCGGGATGCAGATCGGCCAGGTCTCGTTCACGAGGATGACGACGCCGGTGGACCGGCCGTACGGCAGCCCGGGCCTCGGCTCGCGCTATCAGGGGCAGTACGACCCGACGCCGAGCCGCTCGCACCTGGGACGCCGCGCGGAGTAG